Proteins encoded within one genomic window of Enterococcus haemoperoxidus ATCC BAA-382:
- a CDS encoding helix-turn-helix domain-containing protein: MRIFLDEVYDRRINVLSFIANRREEVSLSEIAEATKFSKKTVSLIIKQFEQELTVSKERFEVSYIHNTVQGVYASNIDLVSISNKYLKTSILYKMIKHIFLMERIDAITFCDLEFISPATFSRNRSKLQKILNQCGLSLTRKNEIKGSELRIRNFFFLFFFNASNNWDFDQASYNEMRAYFSERIQGWESLNCIRKRQVCLLLFICNVRISQKKVVKKSILTALSERFQDGMYTKVFFEYFHLKKNRPEKQSWDETSAALLLLYKERLVDGEVFVIEEHQKFFNEENFKLVKYSHMLAEKLIETFFHGNSTPMVYWKLRKELDMMHLLMETCFIDPKLFYYIYDEKNFFYADPTEKKIQQNIQMVIEKLITKTEYGSFFKAIKKYTSQETLTDYIYLVTYTILVKFMQVDFPKVRILIQNSKVFVGPIISQKIELLFSDKIEFVKNQQGSPDIIVTDIELTEKNSKAKEIFISSFSNSSDLELLLEEIGKKIIEHYDDRHLYLG, from the coding sequence ATGCGGATTTTTTTAGATGAAGTATACGACAGAAGAATCAATGTCCTAAGTTTTATTGCCAATAGAAGAGAGGAAGTAAGTTTATCAGAAATAGCAGAAGCAACCAAATTTTCAAAGAAAACAGTTTCACTTATTATTAAACAATTCGAGCAAGAGTTAACTGTTTCTAAAGAACGGTTTGAAGTATCCTACATACATAATACGGTACAAGGCGTATATGCGAGTAATATTGATTTAGTCAGTATTAGCAATAAATACTTAAAGACCTCCATTCTCTATAAAATGATCAAGCATATTTTTCTAATGGAACGAATCGATGCGATAACATTTTGTGATTTAGAATTTATCAGTCCAGCAACTTTCTCACGTAATCGAAGTAAACTTCAAAAGATATTAAATCAATGTGGGTTAAGTTTGACACGAAAAAATGAGATCAAAGGAAGCGAGTTACGAATTCGAAATTTCTTTTTTCTATTCTTTTTCAATGCGTCAAACAATTGGGATTTTGATCAAGCTAGTTATAACGAAATGAGGGCTTATTTTAGTGAGAGAATACAAGGCTGGGAAAGCTTGAATTGTATAAGAAAAAGACAAGTATGTTTATTACTCTTTATTTGTAACGTTCGTATCAGCCAAAAAAAAGTGGTGAAAAAATCTATCCTGACTGCTTTATCTGAACGATTTCAGGATGGAATGTACACAAAAGTATTTTTTGAGTATTTTCACCTAAAGAAAAATCGTCCAGAAAAACAATCTTGGGATGAAACAAGCGCTGCTTTACTATTGCTTTATAAAGAACGTTTAGTGGATGGAGAAGTATTTGTGATCGAAGAACATCAGAAATTTTTCAATGAGGAAAATTTCAAATTAGTGAAATATAGTCATATGTTAGCTGAAAAACTGATCGAGACGTTCTTTCACGGTAATAGCACGCCGATGGTTTATTGGAAACTTCGAAAAGAACTCGATATGATGCACTTGTTGATGGAGACGTGTTTCATTGATCCCAAGCTGTTTTACTATATTTATGATGAAAAAAACTTCTTTTATGCAGATCCAACAGAAAAAAAAATCCAACAGAATATTCAGATGGTCATTGAAAAACTAATCACGAAAACAGAATATGGTTCTTTTTTTAAAGCAATCAAAAAATATACATCACAAGAAACATTGACCGATTATATTTACCTTGTGACATATACAATTTTAGTGAAATTTATGCAAGTTGATTTCCCTAAAGTACGTATTCTAATTCAAAATTCCAAAGTATTCGTAGGTCCAATCATATCGCAGAAAATCGAATTACTGTTTAGTGACAAGATAGAATTTGTCAAAAACCAACAGGGTTCTCCAGATATTATCGTGACAGATATCGAGTTAACAGAAAAGAACAGTAAAGCCAAAGAAATATTCATCTCTTCTTTTTCTAACAGTTCAGACTTGGAATTGTTATTGGAAGAGATTGGGAAAAAAATCATTGAACACTACGATGATCGACACCTGTATTTAGGTTAG
- a CDS encoding helix-turn-helix domain-containing protein, whose protein sequence is MKKNETLRFELLKQLLYAKSGATSQQMMDFFTLSSKTFYRYKKQLSDDLNTVFPQGDVTIQKKKLLYVIELAPSLTFSYVLDSMRLYYIRISQKFSILEAVLKRHYISVEALAQDLNLSPSHVYSNLTFLNKLLRPFELKISFSPSIYKTNFQGAELNIRTLGFVLFWNVFKGLEWPFEKTPSSYKTLPSAVNDQRLSPSQQTRIRYFQNVTYWRTIYRRESLTLSQEFKDYLVYFESVAPTKLFSNLENVDLEQINLKDEAFFFGFLSRFLVANIDSMEERQVITQSLVQSKLPLAELTTRTLDKLLTTFKVKLSPDSYLENYYLLIICLIYIRFIGINFRKFLVDDTTVSKANWFSSDESSYRSFVKETLGKEPLIRKHLNAGLVSFMAKFFNSILKSGERDAKLRIFIQHSNNHFIYDFVKNNLLTIFGDTTLEFTFDVGDADVIISDAFEGEDSNEKTFHFEHSHDQVSWRELILFISGKIYTLHNT, encoded by the coding sequence ATGAAGAAAAATGAAACTCTTCGTTTTGAGCTATTAAAGCAACTCCTGTATGCTAAATCTGGCGCAACTTCACAACAAATGATGGATTTTTTCACTCTCTCAAGTAAAACGTTTTATCGTTATAAAAAACAACTCAGTGATGATTTAAATACTGTATTCCCACAAGGTGACGTTACGATCCAGAAGAAAAAACTCCTTTATGTCATTGAACTAGCGCCTTCACTGACATTTAGTTATGTTCTCGACTCTATGAGACTTTATTACATAAGAATCTCACAAAAATTTTCAATTCTTGAAGCCGTTTTAAAAAGACATTATATTTCTGTTGAAGCATTAGCGCAGGATCTGAATTTAAGTCCCTCTCATGTTTACTCGAATTTAACGTTTCTTAATAAGCTCCTACGTCCTTTTGAATTGAAAATTTCTTTTTCTCCCTCTATTTATAAAACAAATTTTCAAGGAGCTGAACTAAATATCCGAACTTTAGGATTTGTATTGTTTTGGAATGTTTTTAAAGGGTTAGAATGGCCTTTTGAGAAAACACCAAGTTCTTACAAGACACTTCCTTCAGCTGTGAATGATCAAAGACTTTCCCCTTCACAGCAAACCAGAATTAGATATTTTCAAAACGTTACTTACTGGCGTACGATATACAGAAGAGAAAGTTTAACTCTATCACAAGAATTTAAGGATTATCTTGTCTACTTTGAATCAGTAGCACCTACTAAATTATTTTCAAATTTAGAAAATGTAGATCTTGAACAAATCAATCTGAAAGATGAAGCCTTTTTCTTTGGCTTTTTATCAAGATTCCTTGTTGCAAATATAGATTCAATGGAAGAAAGACAAGTGATTACCCAATCACTTGTCCAGTCAAAGTTACCATTAGCTGAGCTGACCACACGTACTTTAGACAAGCTTTTAACTACGTTTAAAGTGAAGCTATCCCCTGATAGTTATCTGGAAAACTACTATTTATTAATTATCTGCTTGATTTATATCCGTTTTATTGGAATCAATTTCAGAAAATTTCTTGTTGACGATACAACGGTTTCTAAAGCAAATTGGTTTTCTTCTGATGAATCATCTTATCGTTCTTTCGTAAAAGAGACACTTGGCAAAGAACCTTTAATACGCAAACACTTGAATGCTGGTCTTGTCTCTTTTATGGCAAAATTTTTCAACTCTATTTTGAAAAGTGGAGAAAGAGATGCTAAGTTACGAATCTTCATTCAGCATTCTAACAATCATTTTATTTATGACTTTGTTAAGAATAATCTACTCACCATTTTTGGGGATACAACGTTAGAATTTACGTTTGATGTAGGGGACGCCGATGTGATTATTTCTGATGCTTTTGAAGGAGAAGACTCTAACGAAAAAACATTTCATTTTGAACATTCCCATGATCAAGTCTCTTGGAGAGAATTGATTCTTTTTATCAGTGGAAAGATTTATACATTGCATAATACTTGA
- a CDS encoding helix-turn-helix transcriptional regulator, giving the protein MKKIERILAIIVLLLENELVSTAQLAQRFDVTKRTIFRDIETIELAGFPIISHPGRNGGFSLVDSFKLRTYTYSGEEKQDILNALNIQEGLFGISDQQNTIKEKITLIQEKTTQKRQLKKQFSFESPTMHRPEIEAETKMKINQINLSLKQNRKMTIWYVDNKGDHTQRTIHPYELMLMNGSWYIYSYCEERDACRYFKVTRIRQLTIQKMTFEPTEYSNSRLIESDGELIQLRFKKEDLGKLYDYYTEDEIEVGDNHVDVMIYANQQKTILPFLLMFGNGVRVIAPEKLKELHKQEIIKLNETYQNDC; this is encoded by the coding sequence ATGAAGAAAATCGAACGAATTCTGGCAATCATCGTTCTACTGCTAGAAAATGAGCTTGTTTCAACTGCTCAATTGGCTCAGCGGTTTGACGTGACCAAAAGAACGATTTTTAGAGATATCGAAACGATTGAATTAGCTGGTTTTCCGATTATTTCTCACCCAGGACGCAATGGTGGGTTCTCTCTGGTAGATTCTTTCAAATTACGAACATACACTTATAGTGGGGAAGAGAAGCAAGATATTCTTAATGCGCTAAATATCCAAGAAGGTTTATTCGGAATTTCGGATCAGCAAAACACAATCAAAGAAAAAATTACACTAATACAAGAAAAAACAACCCAAAAAAGGCAACTCAAAAAACAATTCTCTTTTGAGTCACCAACGATGCATCGACCAGAAATTGAAGCCGAAACAAAAATGAAAATCAATCAGATCAATCTTTCTCTCAAACAAAATCGGAAGATGACGATTTGGTACGTGGACAACAAAGGTGATCATACTCAAAGAACGATTCACCCATATGAATTGATGTTGATGAATGGTAGCTGGTATATCTACTCGTATTGTGAGGAACGAGATGCATGTAGGTATTTTAAAGTCACGCGTATTCGGCAACTTACGATTCAAAAGATGACATTTGAACCTACTGAATACTCTAACTCAAGACTCATTGAATCTGACGGAGAGTTGATCCAATTACGTTTTAAAAAAGAAGATTTAGGAAAACTGTATGATTATTACACAGAAGATGAAATTGAAGTAGGAGATAACCATGTAGACGTAATGATTTATGCAAATCAGCAAAAAACAATCCTCCCCTTTTTACTGATGTTTGGCAACGGTGTAAGAGTGATTGCACCAGAAAAATTGAAAGAGCTGCATAAACAGGAAATAATCAAGTTGAATGAAACATACCAGAATGATTGTTAA
- a CDS encoding DUF916 and DUF3324 domain-containing protein, which translates to MQRKLKAALFTLSIIVALLLLPQVVAAKEESGEANFSARAEIPENQVDKNQTYFDLRMQPGMEQDLTLVLTNPTKEKVSVTVEPNVATTNQNGEMDFTKRPKKQDNTLQYPFTELISDKQVVELASNETKNVTFKLKMPKEKIEGMILGGFYLYKNIGEEEEKAEANVQIKNRYSYVIGTKLTIDDQKVKPDVALNEIKPDLLNYRTVVTANLQNIKPTMIGNFKVAAKIYQKDKTEVLHETTKENMTMAPNSNFDFPISWNNQRLEPGTYRLKLQASSNDENWEFDKEFTIEKTDSDRLNKEAVELEEQPMNWYLVIGVGVVIIVCLIGCVMIYKKNKKKKEKLKRKKGPKKRKKKIVKK; encoded by the coding sequence ATGCAAAGAAAATTAAAAGCCGCACTGTTTACGTTAAGTATCATAGTGGCATTATTGTTATTGCCGCAAGTAGTAGCAGCAAAAGAAGAATCTGGAGAAGCTAATTTTTCAGCAAGAGCAGAGATTCCAGAGAATCAAGTAGATAAAAATCAAACGTATTTTGATTTAAGGATGCAACCAGGAATGGAGCAAGATTTAACATTAGTACTGACCAATCCAACAAAAGAAAAAGTCAGTGTGACAGTTGAGCCAAATGTTGCGACGACCAACCAAAATGGTGAAATGGACTTTACCAAGCGTCCCAAAAAACAAGACAACACATTGCAGTATCCATTTACTGAGCTAATCTCCGACAAACAAGTCGTTGAACTAGCTTCAAATGAAACAAAAAATGTTACGTTCAAACTAAAAATGCCGAAAGAAAAAATAGAGGGAATGATATTAGGTGGTTTTTACCTCTATAAAAATATCGGTGAAGAAGAAGAAAAAGCAGAAGCAAACGTTCAAATAAAAAATCGGTACTCATATGTAATCGGAACAAAACTAACAATTGATGATCAGAAAGTAAAACCCGATGTTGCATTAAATGAAATCAAACCAGATTTATTGAACTATCGAACAGTTGTGACTGCCAATCTTCAAAACATCAAACCAACAATGATCGGTAACTTTAAAGTAGCAGCAAAAATCTACCAAAAAGATAAAACAGAAGTGCTTCATGAAACAACAAAAGAAAATATGACCATGGCACCCAATTCAAACTTCGATTTTCCAATTAGTTGGAATAATCAACGCTTAGAACCAGGAACGTATCGATTGAAACTTCAGGCAAGTTCGAATGACGAAAACTGGGAGTTTGACAAAGAATTCACCATTGAAAAAACAGATAGTGATCGATTGAATAAAGAGGCCGTTGAATTAGAAGAACAACCAATGAATTGGTATTTAGTGATTGGCGTAGGTGTAGTCATAATTGTATGCCTAATTGGTTGTGTAATGATTTATAAGAAGAACAAAAAGAAAAAAGAGAAACTAAAAAGAAAAAAGGGACCAAAAAAAAGAAAGAAAAAAATCGTTAAAAAGTAA
- a CDS encoding DUF1456 family protein, with translation MNNNDILIRLRYALDIKDTDMIKIFKLGDLEITREELRVLLTKQNEEDELPRDAVCDNRTLEAFLNGLITYKRGKPPVKNGVAPKPTFLITSQSNVNNVLLKKVKIALTLTSDDMLDVLRLAGVYASDSELSAILRKEGHRNYKECGDRYARNFLKGLAIKYRE, from the coding sequence ATGAATAATAACGATATATTGATTCGCTTACGCTATGCGTTAGACATTAAAGATACAGATATGATCAAAATTTTTAAATTAGGTGATCTAGAAATCACAAGAGAAGAGTTACGTGTTTTATTAACAAAACAAAATGAAGAAGACGAACTTCCACGAGATGCCGTTTGCGACAATCGCACACTAGAAGCTTTCTTAAACGGTCTGATCACGTATAAAAGAGGTAAACCACCTGTTAAAAATGGTGTGGCACCTAAACCAACATTCTTGATCACGAGCCAAAGTAACGTCAATAATGTGTTGCTTAAAAAAGTAAAAATAGCTTTAACACTTACAAGTGATGATATGCTAGATGTGCTAAGATTGGCTGGAGTTTACGCTTCGGATAGTGAATTAAGTGCAATTTTAAGAAAAGAAGGACACCGAAATTACAAGGAATGCGGCGACCGCTATGCAAGGAATTTCCTGAAAGGTTTAGCGATCAAGTATCGGGAATAA
- a CDS encoding WxL domain-containing protein: MSKMSLKQGIMAGMLAVSLLAANSTGLAAETTTGNDKDGTKATSHGHINLKPNEGKESPEVLVPEEEKNEAPDTETPSTGNKGPLTIDAISALEFGSFELSGTTEVYSVTNQVDGIKTKKVQVTDRRGTGAGWDLQVKSSEFADKTDDKKILKGATLSFPQGRMDKTEGNTSAEPLVSEITLLTGNAQADSFMKAEAGAGLGSWMNVMDSSEVKITVPAGNLAGDYSATLEWSLISVPTAE; the protein is encoded by the coding sequence ATGAGTAAAATGAGTTTGAAACAAGGGATAATGGCAGGGATGTTAGCGGTATCGCTGTTGGCGGCAAACAGTACAGGACTTGCAGCGGAAACAACGACTGGAAATGATAAAGATGGAACAAAAGCGACTTCTCATGGGCATATCAACTTAAAGCCTAATGAAGGGAAAGAGTCACCAGAAGTACTTGTTCCAGAAGAAGAAAAAAACGAAGCACCCGATACTGAAACACCTTCAACAGGCAACAAAGGTCCACTGACAATCGATGCGATTTCAGCGCTAGAATTTGGTTCATTTGAACTATCTGGAACAACTGAAGTTTATTCAGTAACGAATCAGGTTGACGGAATCAAAACGAAAAAAGTACAAGTAACAGACCGTCGTGGTACGGGAGCTGGTTGGGACTTACAAGTGAAATCTTCAGAATTCGCAGATAAAACGGATGACAAGAAAATTTTAAAAGGGGCAACATTATCGTTTCCACAAGGACGTATGGACAAAACAGAAGGAAATACATCTGCAGAGCCATTGGTCTCTGAAATTACGTTGCTGACAGGAAATGCTCAAGCTGATTCATTTATGAAAGCTGAAGCAGGTGCTGGTTTAGGATCATGGATGAATGTAATGGATTCAAGCGAAGTCAAAATTACAGTGCCTGCAGGGAATTTAGCGGGTGATTATTCAGCTACTCTAGAATGGTCATTGATCAGCGTACCAACAGCAGAATAA
- the lacD gene encoding tagatose-bisphosphate aldolase has protein sequence MIKISQAKMDALNRLSNEKGLIEALAIDQRGSLKKMIATASTMTTGEEIVEFKKVASEELTPYSSAILLDPEYGLPATKVRDHNCGLLLAYEKTGYDTSTPGRMPDLLEDWSVARLKAAGADAIKFLLYYDPDEPAAINHLKHVFVERLGSECLGEDIPLFVEIVTYDTEITDSSSASFARVKPHKVLESMIEFSKPQYHIDVLKMEVPVNMNYVEGFAENEVVYSKKEALGYFKKQSELTELPFIFLSAGVSTKLFQETLEFAKEAGSKFSGVLCGRATWREGVKPFAAKGEAAGRDWFATQGKENIETLNEIVERCGTSWRSKVEVG, from the coding sequence ATGATCAAAATCAGTCAAGCAAAAATGGATGCTTTGAATCGTTTATCGAATGAAAAAGGTCTGATCGAAGCGTTAGCGATCGATCAAAGAGGCTCGCTGAAAAAAATGATTGCTACAGCAAGTACAATGACGACAGGAGAAGAAATTGTTGAGTTTAAAAAAGTTGCTTCTGAAGAGTTAACACCATATTCTTCTGCGATCTTACTTGATCCAGAGTACGGCTTGCCAGCAACGAAAGTACGGGATCACAATTGTGGCTTATTATTGGCTTATGAAAAAACGGGGTACGATACTTCAACTCCCGGTAGAATGCCGGATTTATTAGAAGACTGGTCAGTAGCTCGTTTAAAAGCTGCTGGGGCAGATGCTATCAAGTTTCTATTATATTATGATCCAGATGAACCAGCAGCAATCAATCACTTAAAACATGTTTTTGTTGAACGTCTAGGTAGCGAATGTTTAGGCGAAGATATTCCGCTCTTTGTGGAAATTGTGACTTACGACACAGAAATCACTGATTCCAGTTCAGCTTCTTTTGCGAGAGTAAAGCCCCATAAGGTTCTAGAATCAATGATTGAATTTTCTAAACCTCAGTATCATATCGATGTATTAAAAATGGAAGTACCAGTTAACATGAATTATGTAGAAGGTTTTGCAGAAAATGAAGTGGTTTATAGTAAAAAAGAAGCTCTAGGTTATTTTAAAAAACAGAGTGAATTAACGGAACTGCCATTTATTTTTCTTAGTGCCGGTGTTTCAACAAAATTATTCCAAGAAACACTGGAATTTGCAAAAGAAGCGGGTTCTAAATTTAGTGGTGTCCTATGTGGACGGGCTACTTGGCGTGAAGGGGTCAAGCCGTTTGCTGCTAAAGGTGAAGCAGCAGGTCGTGATTGGTTTGCCACACAAGGAAAAGAAAATATTGAAACCTTAAATGAAATAGTAGAACGTTGCGGAACATCCTGGCGTTCAAAGGTGGAAGTTGGATAA
- a CDS encoding DNA-binding response regulator produces the protein MCNIGMLSLGTNAENRIDIEEIKQRHKIIEVTEELELVETLQAIIILEGNISNLSMICELISKIKKRSTCYIWIMTATEKSVGKLVYLQLGADEVFDLSREPKEISFIMENSLLRINQPQAKANLVTENYHEEELLKLIPTNVSVMMEGNKEIVLTKLEFQLLELLCRNQGLAVSYETIYQKLWKTDTAENKQYRIANVVYHLRRKIEKNVKKPIFIKTVRSRGYMLNI, from the coding sequence ATGTGTAACATAGGAATGCTTTCTTTAGGAACTAATGCAGAAAATAGAATCGACATAGAGGAAATCAAACAAAGACATAAAATTATTGAAGTAACAGAAGAGTTAGAGTTAGTAGAAACGTTACAAGCAATCATTATTTTAGAAGGAAATATTAGCAATTTAAGTATGATCTGTGAATTGATTTCTAAGATAAAAAAAAGATCAACTTGTTATATCTGGATCATGACAGCTACAGAAAAATCAGTTGGTAAGTTGGTGTATTTACAATTAGGTGCAGATGAAGTTTTTGATTTAAGCAGAGAACCAAAAGAAATTAGTTTTATTATGGAAAACTCTTTACTAAGAATCAATCAACCACAAGCTAAAGCGAACCTTGTAACAGAAAATTATCATGAAGAGGAGCTACTTAAGCTGATTCCCACGAATGTTAGTGTGATGATGGAAGGAAACAAAGAAATTGTCTTAACTAAATTAGAATTTCAACTGTTGGAATTATTATGTAGAAATCAAGGCCTTGCAGTTAGCTATGAAACAATTTACCAAAAATTATGGAAAACAGATACAGCAGAAAACAAGCAGTATAGAATCGCAAATGTTGTCTATCACTTGAGAAGAAAAATTGAAAAAAATGTTAAAAAACCAATTTTTATAAAAACAGTGCGTTCTAGAGGATATATGCTGAATATTTAA
- a CDS encoding WxL domain-containing protein: MKFVKITTVVTLSAIALMGAAQVTFAEDAPAKNPTSKGIVTLTTGDANAVTPPIDKDTPKEDITNQPGPLSIDVAPNFDFGTDKIGVGTTEYPIKNTNNPYVQVTDSRGTGAGWDLKAKITEFETADKSNKLTGATLTLASKELQTTNPQGVAFRAPVGYVDGVTLNDSPQSLLFAAEGNGLGTWANYFDKGTSKLTIPGGNFIGEYSATLEWSLTTTPKAE; the protein is encoded by the coding sequence ATGAAATTCGTTAAAATAACAACCGTTGTAACACTATCAGCAATCGCTTTAATGGGGGCGGCGCAAGTGACTTTTGCAGAAGACGCACCAGCAAAAAATCCAACGTCAAAAGGAATTGTCACATTGACTACTGGAGATGCTAATGCTGTAACACCTCCAATCGACAAGGACACGCCAAAAGAAGATATAACGAACCAACCTGGACCGTTATCAATTGATGTTGCGCCAAACTTTGATTTTGGTACAGATAAAATTGGGGTAGGAACAACGGAATATCCAATTAAAAATACAAATAATCCTTATGTACAAGTAACTGATTCTCGTGGAACAGGTGCCGGTTGGGATTTAAAAGCTAAAATCACAGAATTTGAAACAGCCGATAAAAGCAACAAGTTAACTGGTGCAACACTTACTTTAGCGTCTAAAGAGCTTCAAACAACGAACCCTCAAGGTGTAGCATTCAGAGCACCAGTTGGTTATGTTGACGGAGTTACCTTAAATGATTCACCTCAAAGCTTGCTTTTTGCTGCTGAGGGAAATGGTTTGGGAACTTGGGCTAACTATTTCGATAAAGGAACATCTAAATTAACAATTCCTGGTGGTAACTTTATTGGTGAGTATTCAGCAACGCTTGAATGGTCATTAACTACGACACCTAAAGCTGAATAA
- a CDS encoding WxL domain-containing protein, translating into MKKISVLNLTALLFLLLTFTLHKVEVDASQVNSKDNHIEFTENTSIKPPLDPLDPNNPTPPMPIDPLDPTNKGTGNVGALTIDYVPSIKFGKQQLANGDKHYFAQNKDPFVQVTDLRGVGTGWNLTAQVSKFMNSDGTKELKGAVLSFKDGVIKTRSGNVSSAPEGYDLVFDSQDTYTLMQAGEGSGKGSWLDVFSGEADDNEKIQLLVLEGSAETNIRYTATINWALSDIPKPVNNE; encoded by the coding sequence ATGAAAAAAATAAGTGTATTGAATCTGACAGCTTTATTATTTTTACTGCTTACTTTCACTCTCCACAAGGTAGAAGTAGACGCCAGTCAGGTAAACTCCAAAGATAATCACATCGAATTCACAGAGAATACGAGCATTAAACCGCCACTCGACCCTCTTGATCCTAACAACCCGACACCACCGATGCCAATAGATCCATTAGATCCAACAAATAAAGGTACGGGAAATGTAGGGGCGTTAACAATCGATTATGTTCCAAGTATTAAATTTGGTAAACAACAATTAGCCAATGGGGATAAACATTATTTTGCTCAGAACAAAGATCCTTTTGTTCAGGTCACTGATTTACGAGGCGTAGGGACTGGCTGGAATTTAACAGCACAAGTTTCTAAGTTTATGAATAGCGATGGCACAAAGGAATTAAAAGGCGCAGTTTTATCTTTTAAAGATGGTGTTATCAAGACACGTTCAGGCAATGTGTCATCTGCTCCAGAGGGGTATGATCTAGTCTTTGATAGTCAGGATACATATACTTTGATGCAGGCTGGAGAAGGTAGCGGTAAAGGATCATGGTTAGATGTTTTTTCAGGGGAAGCGGATGATAATGAAAAAATACAATTGCTTGTCCTTGAAGGATCTGCAGAAACCAATATTCGCTATACAGCAACAATTAACTGGGCACTGTCAGATATACCAAAACCAGTAAATAATGAGTAA
- the ald gene encoding alanine dehydrogenase yields the protein MKIGIPKEIKNGENRVALPAAGVLDLIKHGHTVFVETNAGLGASIHDEEYVAVGATIVASAKEAWAQELVLKVKEPLKEEYQYLREDLMLFTYLHLAANKPLAEELMKKKTKAIAYESVQLANGELPLLAPMSEIAGRLAAQIGAQFLEKVPEGKGILLGGVPGVKKGKVTIIGGGISGCNAAKIALGLGADVTILDVNIKKLQEIDNQFNGAIKTLVSNHFNIQEAVKDADLVIGAVLIPGHKAPVLVTKEMVVSMPEHSVIIDIAIDQGGIFETIDEVTTHQHPTYVKYGVVHYAVANMPGAVPQTATFALANATLRYVLELANKGFEQAVEQNPALLAGVNTLNGAMTNQAVATDLNLPYSFVQSVL from the coding sequence ATGAAAATTGGTATTCCAAAAGAAATCAAAAATGGCGAAAATCGAGTAGCCTTACCAGCTGCTGGAGTTTTAGATCTCATTAAACATGGTCATACAGTCTTTGTTGAAACTAATGCGGGGTTAGGTGCTTCGATCCATGATGAAGAATATGTAGCGGTTGGTGCAACAATTGTAGCATCTGCTAAAGAAGCTTGGGCCCAAGAATTAGTTTTAAAAGTAAAAGAACCATTAAAAGAAGAGTATCAATACTTAAGAGAAGATTTGATGCTATTCACCTATCTTCATTTAGCAGCCAATAAACCATTAGCTGAAGAATTAATGAAGAAAAAAACGAAAGCGATTGCTTACGAAAGTGTTCAATTAGCCAATGGAGAATTACCTTTGTTAGCACCAATGAGTGAAATTGCTGGACGTTTGGCGGCCCAGATCGGCGCCCAATTTTTAGAAAAAGTTCCAGAAGGAAAAGGGATTTTGTTAGGCGGCGTTCCAGGAGTGAAAAAAGGTAAGGTGACTATTATCGGCGGTGGGATTTCTGGGTGTAATGCAGCGAAGATCGCGCTTGGACTTGGTGCAGATGTTACGATTTTAGATGTCAATATCAAAAAACTGCAAGAGATCGATAATCAGTTCAACGGAGCAATCAAAACGCTTGTTTCAAATCACTTCAACATACAAGAAGCAGTCAAAGACGCAGATCTTGTGATTGGGGCAGTTTTGATTCCAGGACATAAGGCACCTGTTTTAGTCACAAAAGAAATGGTTGTTTCAATGCCAGAACATTCTGTGATCATCGACATTGCTATCGATCAAGGCGGGATTTTTGAAACGATCGATGAAGTAACCACGCATCAACACCCAACTTATGTTAAATATGGTGTGGTTCACTATGCTGTTGCGAATATGCCGGGAGCCGTTCCGCAAACCGCAACATTTGCTTTAGCCAATGCGACATTACGATATGTATTAGAATTAGCGAATAAAGGATTTGAACAAGCCGTAGAACAAAATCCAGCATTACTTGCAGGTGTTAACACGCTGAACGGTGCGATGACGAATCAGGCAGTTGCGACTGATTTGAATTTACCCTATTCTTTTGTTCAATCCGTTTTATAA